A single window of Ovis canadensis isolate MfBH-ARS-UI-01 breed Bighorn chromosome 15, ARS-UI_OviCan_v2, whole genome shotgun sequence DNA harbors:
- the LOC138420657 gene encoding olfactory receptor 51L1-like: MATANSSNILSSTFYLTGIPGYEEFHHWISIPFCLLYLVGIMGNCTILHIVQTDPRLHEPMYYFLAMLSLTDMGMSLPTMISLFRVLWSISREIQFNTCVVQMFFIHTFSFTESSVLLAMALDRYVAICHPLRYATILTPTLITKIGIAALLRSALPVIPLLARLAFFPFCHSHILSHSYCLHQDVIRLACADTKFNVIYGLVLITLLWGMDSLGIFVSYVFILHSVLKISSQEGRFKALNTCASHICAVLILYVPMIGLSIVHRFAKHSSPLIHIFMAHIYLLVPPVLNPIIYSVKTKQIRQGILHLLFPLRISSSVM, encoded by the coding sequence ATGGCAACTGCAAACTCCAGCAATATCCTGTCCTCCACCTTCTATCTCACAGGTATCCCTGGATATGAGGAATTTCACCACTGGATTTCCATTCCATTCTGTCTCCTCTACCTTGTTGGAATCATGGGTAACTGTACTATCCTACATATTGTCCAGACAGACCCCAGGCTCCATGAGCCCATGTATTACTTCTTGGCCATGCTTTCTCTCACTGACATGGGCATGTCCTTGCCCACAATGATATCACTCTTCAGGGTGCTGTGGTCCATATCCAGGGAGATCCAGTTCAACACTTGTGTAGTCCAAATGTTTTTCATTCACACTTTCTCCTTCACTGAGTCATCTGTGCTCTTGGCCATGGCCCTTGACCGAtatgtggccatctgccaccCCCTAAGATATGCTACCATTCTCACTCCAACGCTCATCACGAAAATTGGCATTGCAGCCCTGCTTAGAAGTGCCCTTCCTGTGATTCCACTTCTGGCCCGGCTGGCCTTCTTTCCCTTCTGCCACTCTCACATCCTTTCTCATTCTTACTGTCTGCACCAGGACGTGATCCGCCTTGCTTGTGCTGACACTAAGTTTAATGTTATATATGGGTTAGTTCTGATCACTTTGCTGTGGGGAATGGACTCTCTGGGTATTTTTGTGTCTTATGTTTTCATCCTTCACTCAGTATTAAAAATTTCATCTCAGGAGGGGAGATTTAAGGCCCTCAACACATGTGCATCTCACATCTGTGCTGTACTTATTCTTTATGTGCCTATGATTGGGCTCTCTATTGTCCATCGTTTTGCCAAACACTCATCCCCCCTCATCCACATCTTCATGGCTCATATCTACCTGCTAGTTCCACCTGTGCTCAACCCAATCATCTATAGTGTGAAGACCAAGCAGATCCGCCAAGGAATTCTCCACCTGCTTTTCCCCCTAAGAATCAGTTCTTCTGTTATGTAG